In Paenibacillus sp. G2S3, a single window of DNA contains:
- a CDS encoding Gfo/Idh/MocA family oxidoreductase has protein sequence MRTLTAVLLGAGSRGRYIYGPYAEKFPNELKIVAVAEPDDERRNRFAEIHRIAPELVYDSWEKVFDQGQMADVMIIATLDRMHYIPAMKAMELGYHVMLEKPMSPSMEECIELEQASLRYKRLLVVTHVLRYSPFWSGIKKCIEDGELGTIGTIQLTENVGYLHMTHSYVRGNWRNSEETSPMILAKSCHDLDLISWLMNQPCTSVSSYGSLLHFRAENAPEGSADRCINGCEVEKECAFSALKIYIQPPEHPWARYMTNDLSQEGILKALKEGPWGRCVYRCDNNVVDHQVVNMEFENGANASFIMSGLTQSGTRRVQIMGTQGEIIGDMDKGSFTLYRYVSGEKVEIGCNVEGDGHGGGDDRMVSSFLRNVRQFDSNPSQGLTSATASLQSHLIAFASEHSRLNAGQAVKLSDLQKKGEMSV, from the coding sequence TTGAGAACATTAACAGCTGTATTACTTGGCGCTGGCAGTCGAGGAAGATATATTTATGGGCCTTACGCGGAGAAGTTCCCGAATGAATTAAAGATTGTTGCCGTAGCTGAGCCGGATGATGAACGTAGAAATCGATTTGCAGAGATTCATAGAATTGCCCCAGAGCTTGTCTACGATTCTTGGGAGAAAGTATTCGATCAGGGTCAAATGGCGGACGTGATGATAATTGCTACGCTCGATCGGATGCATTATATACCAGCGATGAAAGCGATGGAGCTAGGCTATCATGTCATGCTAGAGAAGCCGATGTCTCCTTCCATGGAAGAATGCATCGAATTGGAGCAAGCTTCGCTTCGGTATAAGAGATTGCTCGTCGTAACCCATGTCCTGCGATATTCCCCGTTCTGGTCTGGGATCAAAAAATGCATCGAAGACGGTGAACTCGGAACGATAGGTACGATTCAATTAACCGAAAATGTGGGCTACCTGCATATGACACACAGTTATGTCCGTGGGAATTGGCGCAATTCGGAGGAGACGAGTCCCATGATCCTGGCCAAATCTTGCCATGATCTGGATCTCATCTCATGGCTTATGAATCAACCATGTACAAGCGTGAGCTCGTACGGATCATTACTGCATTTCAGGGCGGAGAACGCTCCGGAAGGCTCCGCGGATCGCTGTATCAACGGCTGTGAGGTTGAGAAGGAATGCGCCTTCTCGGCGCTGAAAATATATATTCAGCCCCCGGAACACCCTTGGGCACGCTATATGACGAATGATTTGTCGCAAGAGGGAATCTTGAAGGCGCTGAAGGAAGGACCGTGGGGTCGCTGCGTGTATCGCTGCGATAATAATGTCGTGGATCACCAGGTGGTCAACATGGAGTTCGAGAACGGAGCGAATGCATCGTTTATCATGTCAGGGCTGACACAGAGCGGCACGCGTCGGGTTCAAATTATGGGAACACAAGGCGAGATCATCGGGGATATGGACAAGGGATCCTTCACGCTGTACCGCTATGTATCGGGCGAGAAGGTTGAGATTGGCTGCAATGTGGAAGGCGATGGTCATGGAGGCGGCGATGACCGTATGGTAAGCTCATTCCTGCGGAATGTGCGTCAATTCGACAGCAATCCATCGCAAGGCTTGACCTCGGCGACGGCATCCCTGCAGAGTCATTTGATCGCATTCGCGTCGGAACATTCGAGATTGAACGCAGGTCAGGCGGTCAAGCTTTCGGACTTGCAGAAGAAAGGAGAAATGTCTGTATAA